One window of Vitis riparia cultivar Riparia Gloire de Montpellier isolate 1030 chromosome 5, EGFV_Vit.rip_1.0, whole genome shotgun sequence genomic DNA carries:
- the LOC117913980 gene encoding CASP-like protein 1E2, which translates to MEVESKTSFGGMESKSKEVKVVTGGKLRPFDLVLRVVALALTLVAAVLLGLDKQTKVVSLQILPTLPPMDAPVTAKWRYLSAFVYFVVSNAIACSYAALSLLLSVGNSKGNKGLGLAITVMDLVMVALLYSSTGAAGAIGLMGYEGNSRVRWGKVCNVFGKFCNQVAVALGLSFFGGLAFFLLVVMAAFAVNKRH; encoded by the exons ATGGAGGTAGAAAGCAAGACCAGCTTTGGAGGGATGGAGAGCAAAAGCAAGGAAGTGAAGGTGGTGACCGGTGGGAAGTTGAGGCCCTTTGACTTGGTTTTGAGGGTGGTGGCCTTGGCTCTGACTCTTGTTGCAGCTGTTCTCTTGGGGCTTGATAAGCAGACTAAGGTGGTGTCTTTGCAGATCCTTCCAACCTTGCCTCCCATGGATGCTCCGGTCACTGCTAAGTGGCGTTACTTATCTGCCTTTGT GTACTTTGTGGTCTCAAATGCCATAGCATGTTCCTATGCGGCACTGTCACTGTTGCTTTCAGTGGGGAACAGCAAGGGAAACAAAGGGTTGGGGTTGGCGATAACTGTGATGGACCTAGTGATGGTGGCGCTGCTCTACTCCAGCACTGGAGCGGCGGGGGCCATAGGGCTGATGGGGTATGAGGGGAACTCGCGCGTCCGCTGGGGCAAGGTCTGCAACGTGTTCGGGAAATTCTGCAACCAAGTGGCAGTTGCGCTTGGGCTGTCTTTTTTTGGAGGACTGGCTTTTTTCTTGCTGGTTGTGATGGCGGCTTTCGCCGTCAATAAAAGGCATTGA
- the LOC117913970 gene encoding CASP-like protein 1D1 — translation MSSVDTEKPAPPPLETEAPPPPPPPPPPPPPPPPASYSALDVVLRILLLGSAVASVVVMVTSMQTKLIAVPGVPVLVSNKAKFQNSPAFIYFVAALSVVGLYSIITTLASFIFISKPSCSTKTILHLAIWDVLMLGLAASATGTAGGVAYIGLKGNSHVGWNKVCNTYDKFCRHVGGSIAVALFASILLVLLVWLSLFTLYSRIRK, via the exons ATGTCGTCTGTGGATACTGAGAAGCCGGCTCCTCCTCCGTTGGAGACCGAGGCTCCGCCTCCgcctccccctccccctccccctccacCTCCCCCTCCTCCGGCGAGCTACTCAGCTTTGGATGTGGTTCTGAGGATATTGTTGCTTGGGTCGGCGGTGGCGTCGGTCGTGGTAATGGTGACCAGCATGCAGACTAAGCTCATTGCTGTGCCGGGTGTCCCTGTTCTTGTGTctaataaagccaaatttcAAAACTCGCCGGCTTTCAT ATACTTTGTAGCAGCACTCTCAGTTGTTGGCCTCTACAGCATCATCACTACGCTGGCATCCTTTATATTCATATCAAAGCCAAGTTGCTCAACAAAGACCATTCTCCATCTAGCAATCTGGGATGTG CTGATGCTGGGGTTGGCAGCTTCGGCCACAGGCACAGCAGGGGGCGTTGCATACATCGGATTGAAAGGCAACTCTCATGTGGGCTGGAACAAGGTGTGCAACACTTATGATAAGTTCTGTCGCCATGTGGGGGGCTCGATTGCTGTTGCATTGTTCGCATCTATTCTGCTCGTCTTGCTTGTTTGGCTCTCTCTTTTCACCCTCTACTCTCGTATCAGAAAATAG
- the LOC117913865 gene encoding divinyl chlorophyllide a 8-vinyl-reductase, chloroplastic: protein MEGHSPSSSASHFRFSSLCTTLRQSHNHFSKLNSLSPPKMSLYLSSNVLTLHSPKTRSFRNCSASQFINQVTPAPYAITRLPLSLSQSPKFSRERFLPITASITPTVEPTPSSFRGKNASEINVVVVGSTGYIGKFVVKELVSRGFNVIAIARERSGIRGRNRKQDTLTELNGANVWFSDVASLDVLEKSLENLGLPIDVVVSCLASRTGGVKDSWKIDYEATKNSLVAGRKRGASHFVLLSAICVQKPLLEFQRAKLKFEAELMKEAEEDDGFTYSIVRPTAFFKSLGGQVELVKDGKPYVMFGDGKLCACKPISEQDLASFIADCVLEKDKINQVLPIGGPGKALTPLEQGEMLFRLAGREPNFLKVPIGIMDFAIGFLDFLVKIFPSMEDAAEFGKIGRYYAAESMLVLDPETGEYSAEKTPSYGKDTLEEFFERVLREGMAGQELGEQTIF from the coding sequence ATGGAAGGCCACTCGCCTTCATCATCTGCCTCACATTTTCGATTTTCCTCTCTCTGCACCACACTTCGCCAAAGCCACAACCATTTCTCCAAACTCAACTCTCTTTCACCTCCAAAAATGTCTCTTTATCTCTCCTCCAATGTACTCACTCTCCACTCTCCGAAGACCAGAAGCTTCAGAAACTGTTCTGCTTCTCAATTCATCAACCAGGTAACTCCAGCACCATATGCTATAACACGTTTGCCTTTGAGTTTATCACAATCGCCTAAATTTAGTAGAGAGAGGTTTCTACCCATTACAGCTTCAATCACCCCAACTGTTGAACCAACCCCATCTTCATTCAGAGGCAAAAACGCAAGCGAAATCAATGTGGTGGTGGTGGGTTCAACTGGGTACATAGGAAAATTTGTGGTGAAAGAGTTGGTTAGTAGAGGGTTCAATGTCATAGCAATTGCAAGAGAAAGGAGTGGGATTAGAGGTAGGAATAGAAAACAGGATACCTTAACTGAGTTAAATGGAGCTAATGTGTGGTTTTCAGATGTGGCTTCTTTAGATGTTCTGGAGAAGTCTCTGGAGAATTTGGGGTTGCCTATTGATGTTGTTGTCTCTTGCCTCGCTAGCCGCACTGGTGGGGTTAAGGATTCATGGAAAATTGATTATGAGGCCACGAAGAATAGTCTTGTTGCTGGGAGGAAACGTGGGGCTTCTCATTTTGTATTGCTTTCTGCCATTTGTGTGCAGAAACCCCTTCTTGAATTTCAGCGGGCCAAGCTGAAATTCGAGGCTGAATTGATGAAAGAGGCAGAAGAGGATGATGGTTTCACGTATAGTATTGTGAGGCCAACAGCTTTCTTCAAGAGTTTGGGAGGACAGGTTGAGTTGGTGAAAGATGGGAAGCCATATGTTATGTTTGGGGATGGAAAATTGTGTGCTTGTAAGCCTATTAGTGAGCAGGATTTGGCTTCATTCATTGCAGATTGTGTACTGGAGAAAGATAAGATTAACCAAGTTTTGCCTATTGGCGGGCCGGGGAAGGCCTTGACTCCGTTGGAACAAGGGGAGATGTTATTTAGACTTGCAGGGAGGGAACCCAACTTCTTGAAAGTGCCAATTGGAATAATGGATTTTGCTATAGGCTTTCTTGATTTTCTCGTCAAGATTTTTCCTTCAATGGAAGATGCTGCTGAGTTTGGGAAAATTGGTAGGTATTATGCAGCTGAGAGCATGTTAGTTTTGGATCCAGAAACTGGAGAGTATAGTGCTGAGAAAACTCCAAGCTATGGAAAAGACACGTTAGAGGAATTCTTTGAAAGGGTGCTCAGAGAAGGGATGGCTGGTCAGGAATTAGGAGAACAGACAATTTTTTAA